A section of the Castanea sativa cultivar Marrone di Chiusa Pesio chromosome 12, ASM4071231v1 genome encodes:
- the LOC142620862 gene encoding dehydration-responsive element-binding protein 1B-like, which yields MVRLSNEEVMLASKNPKKRAGRKKFKETRHPVYRGVRRKNARKWVCELREPNKKSRIWLGTFPMAEMAARAHDVAAIALRGRFACLNFADSVWRLPMPASAEAKDIQRAAAEAAEMFRPTELDKVSGDELRPMGKNVVSIATIAEATKTEAKGVFFIDEEAVFGMPRLLANMAEGMLLPPPHYYGGDDMEIDTAVSLWSYSI from the coding sequence CTTCCAAGAATCCTAAAAAACGAGCTGGAAGAAAGAAGTTTAAGGAGACAAGACACCCAGTATACCGTGGAGTGAGAAGGAAGAACGCAAGGAAATGGGTTTGTGAATTGCGTGAGCCCAATAAGAAATCAAGGATTTGGCTTGGGACTTTCCCCATGGCTGAAATGGCAGCACGTGCACATGACGTGGCGGCAATTGCCCTCCGCGGCCGCTTTGCATGTCTTAATTTTGCCGATTCAGTGTGGAGGTTGCCAATGCCAGCGTCAGCGGAGGCAAAGGATATACAGCGGGCTGCAGCCGAGGCGGCCGAGATGTTTAGGCCAACGGAGTTAGACAAGGTATCCGGAGATGAATTGAGGCCCATGGGCAAAAATGTGGTGTCAATCGCAACTATAGCGGAAGCGACGAAGACGGAGGCGAAAGGTGTGTTTTTTATTGATGAGGAGGCGGTTTTTGGCATGCCGAGGTTGTTGGCAAATATGGCAGAAGGGATGTTGTTGCCTCCACCTCATTATTACGGTGGAGATGACATGGAAATTGATACTGCGGTGTCATTATGGAGTTACTCAATTTGA